GGACAAAGGCTGTGAGTGTTGCTGACACTTCATTCAGTTGGGCAAACAAACCCTTTGCCCTGTAGcagactgttgtgttttttttcaggCTGTTAGCAAATGTTAgcaattttaaatataatataatatgatataataaTTCTAGCCTATGCCGCTTAGGATTGCTGGAATTGATGCTTTTCCACACGGTCCAAACAATCCACAGTCAGTGTCCTGACACAGACACAATGTAACACCCCCCAGATGTCCCATGTTCATGCTCCAGTGGGTAAGAGCTGTTTTGCAGCAGTCAACACAATATTACGCTGATGGGTTTATTACTGTGTGCACAATGTATAATACAATTTCCTTTGTATTGTGTTGCTTGTGGGTTACGGGaagttgttttttctctctctcatatatattttttctctctctcatatatatatatatatatatatatatatatatatatatacacacacatatacatacatatattacACTATAATATGAAATACTCACCATTTATATGACCTATACATTTGACCTACAAGtactttttgcttgttttgttacAGGTAACCATTGCAATAAGAGTTCAAATGTTGaatgttatttaaaatgtaGAGAGAAGTTCTTTGTATGGTGCTTAGTGTTTCTGGATTATGTTCGTCAGGCTATTTGTAACACTACTAAATATCCTCGTGACTAAAACACTAAACAGTGTCCGTAACTGAACCCATGATTAACTTAACTTAATTTCATATCATTATTTTCACTCTGATTGTTACCTGGTGGCCTGTTCATCATAGGTCTCTGTGGCATCCCCGGCCGAGGTGGCATCCCCGGCCGAGGTGGCATCCCCGGCCGAGGTGGCATCCCCGGCCGAGGTGGCATGCCTTGCATCCCCGGCCGAGGTGGCATGCCTTGCATCCCCGGCCGAGGTGGCATGCCTTGCATCCCCGGCCGAGGTGGCATGCCTTGCATCCCCGGCCGAGGTGGCATGCCTTGCATCCCCGGCCGAGGTGGCATGCCTGGCCTGGGTCCACCAACATTCTTGGATGAGATGGTCTCTGACACTACAGTGCACTTTGGTCTTCCAGGTCCTAATCCACTACTGCTAGTTGGTCTTCCTGGTACAAGTCCTCCACTGCCAGGCCGACCTGGTCCACTTCCTTGAGGTCGGGATACAATACTTCCAGGATGACCTTGAAGGCCACTACCACCAGGCCTGGCCTTTGGCACACTACCAGATGTTCCTCCAGTTTTTGACTGAGGCTGGCTCCCAGCCTTAGGGGGGCCACTCAAAGAAGGTCTCATCACTGAATTTCCACCTGATTTTGCTGCAGAATTCATTCCAGACCGTGGTGGTTCTCCCCTTCCGAACTTGGGGTCTCCATTTGTGGGTCCCTGCTTTGAGGAGCTACCCTGACTAGGCTTAATCTGTTGAGAACTCACCTGTTTGGACTTCTGGCCTGTGCCAGCTGTACAAGAGGGCCTGTTCCCAGGAATACCTGAAACTTTTCCTTGAAGTAATGACGAGCTTTCTCTTCTGAAGCTAAGGTCACTTAAGGTGCTGGATTTGTGGCTAGACGAGGGCTTTGGGGCCCCTTGTTTGGCTAAAACCTGAGATGACATGGCTTTTGAAGGTACTTTACTGTTTATGACACCTGATGAATTAGACAAGCTTGTCTTGGATTTTTCTTTATCACTGCAAGACAGCTTGGTTCTTTCTCTATCACTACCAGAGAGTTTGGAAAAAGAGAGGCCTGTATCATTAAATACTGTTGGTTGTGACTTCTTTATTGACCCACTGGGCACACTTTGTTTTTCTAAGCAGATCTTTTGTGGTCTGCTGTTCTTCTGTTCCCTctcaaaagtgtttttttgACTTGAACTATAACCAGACTGAGACTTCCCATCTCTTCCTCTGTCTGCCTTTgagtttttgtctttgtcttgtTTCTTAGCCTTGCGCTCAATCTCCAGTTCCTTTATCTCATCTGCTGTGCGCAGCCTTTCCTCCTTTTTCACTACTTTGGGTTTTAGATCAACTGGTTCAAACTGTTTCTTTTCTGCCAATTTGAGCAAGTCAGCAAAGTTCATGGAAGGTGCAGGGGGCTTGGGCGGcccattgttttttttagaagaGGTTTTGCCACTACTACTGCTACTATTTCCCGCTATTCTCCCAGGCCTCAGTGGCTCGGGCTCGGACTCTGGCTCTGAATCTGTCTGTTCATACTCGTAGTTGTCCTCATCATCCTCTGGGTCAACTGTATTattcctaaaacttcccccatTCAAGTCATCTTCCTGCATATCATGTTTTGATCTCCTCTTTTTGGGAACCTCTACCACTGGGACACCATTGTAGCCTTTGAAGTTATCCTTAGTTCGGGAGGCCATGGCACGCGCTTTACGGTCTGACTTTAACTCAACCCTCTTGGCTAATAGctcctctttctgtttcttcatTTCCCATTctaggaaaaaacacacacacacacacacacacacacacacacacacacacacacacacacacacacacacaaaatgaatgAAGAACAATCTGTATACAACAGTCCATAACTAATAAATCCCAATATTCTGCATTAGAAACTTAACAgttattaaatcattaatacctttctttttgttttcagtgactTGCTTCTTCAGAAGTGCCTGCACAGCAGCAGGATTTACACCCTTTGACTTTGGGTCCTTTTTCGGGGGTCCAGCTTGTAAACTGTATCTCTTCTGCTCAAAGAGAAGAACACATACAATACAAGTTGTAGTTTATGGGGAAAGTGTACACtcttgtttaacatttacagtcCTCCCCATAATGATATAGCAAAAATGGTAATCTAATGTCACAATAAAATGTAGCATGTTTGTACACGTCTATACAGTATGACGACAATGAAAGTTGGCTACATTAACAGACCCTCCCTGATCTGTTTTTTCACACACATACCCACAGATGTTAAGTTTTCTCAGTGGCATGAGTAAAACGTCTGCCAGTGAGAGCCTTCTACTCACCTGTACACTGCTGAGGCCCTGGTTTTGTGAGGCGATGTTCAATATGTTATCAAAATCCATCATTTCGGTCGGCGATGTAGGCTGGCTGTTTGAAGACTCAAGTAGGAGTGCTGAATGACTGTTTAGCTTTCAGGCGTTTCCAAACTTTACTTAGCCAGACAGCTGTAACAAACGACTGTATCAGTAACAGTCTACTGTAGGACATTTGCAAACAGAGTAGTTAATCCTACTTTCTTCACAATAGCACGCGTTAGCAAAGTTAGCTAATCTAACGTTTGGCAACGTTAACGTCAGCTAACCAAAAAGCTCGAAAGGCGAACTTCCGCTCTGCGCTGATAACGCACCAAACTAAGGGAAACCCCATCAAAATTTGCGTATTCAGCACCTACAGATGGACAAAAACCtccaaataacaaaaaaataaataaatcgagCACAACCGACGCCGGGTGTTAGTAGAGACTAGCAGCTGGGTAGAACGAAAATTAAAGGTCCGAAGAGCTACTAACGGAAGTAAGATGACTCACTTGTGCGTATATCCGGCTTTGTGGGAGTACGAGTCAGAAAACGTTTTAGTCCGAAGTGTATTCGTGTAATATTTTATATGTGAGCGAGTTTTTGATTCATTTTCACGAACAAAATAATAACCCAACAAATTAACTTCcaaatacaaatatttatttttgttgacgCGTGTCCGCTGAAGACAGGACGATGACTCTGAAAATGTCACATGGTCCTCCTAACCCATAGACTGCATCTTATATACACTATAAGATGCAGTCTTATAGAAACTCGTTGTTTGAGAAGCGGTGATCCATCTTGATCGTGGATAAAGGAACCGACTGTCTGTTCGTATAACGGGACTTCCAGAAGTTCCTCCATACACTTGCCGGATACATGTATGAGGAGCACTTCCGTTTTCGGCCCCATAGTTTCCTTACGCAATGTCCGTCCAGAACACGTTTTGACAGCTGCAGACCACATGGTGTCGCCACTACTGTGGAAATCTAGAACACTAGAAATTTGATGCGAGGTATCAACAGAGCTGTTTCCACGTGTCTTTTCTTTCCtcgtcaaataaataaataacgttTATGTCTGGGTCAAAAAAGAACACAGAGAATGCTACAACttgtttccagtgttagaaatatttacaataaaaatCATGTAATAAAAGAGGACAGGCTTACAAAAGATAATACAACAATCTTGGAGAGTGAGTGGATGCCTATGGAGAAGAAGTGTATTGGTactgtttttcaaaaacaagAGTGTGACGTACGTACAGAGGTGTCGTTACTACAGAGCAGGGGCGATTcaaggatcagagctttgggggtgctgagcacccagagagctgcccaccCAGGCAAGGTAAACTTTACTCATCACGATGAGACTTCTTCCTTGTCTCTTTTAGTCCCTGCATCCCTAAATGTTTCCAGTTGTCCCAAATTccctctgactgtctccttggtgcatttaaacccctgttcctccctgtcctcatcgtctgttgtcttcatctccattatcagtcatcataattttaccctctctgtgcaagtctgcaaatttctttattaaatcataagattcttaaattcatcaagtctctctgtgcctgggtcctcgtcacaaaacttgacatcactgttttgtacattttaacacaatttaatccccacatttgtgaaagaaaagcaaaacacttttttgacaagtctgtaacaaaaccatcaaatctgataaaggttattaatatgctgctaaagaagaatggattggaattttaaaaaaaaactgatgatgaaaatgatgctcatagtgagtaaaaagtaaactgagtgcattttttggacagagattcacttttaaagtgtatgtataatataatacagatacataaaaaatacactccaaaaataaaagagtccttgaaatgtacaaaatattattaaaaaattagGAAAATTGAGACACCTTGGCCTATGGTATAATGTATGAAAagatctttactgcagatactactatggctctgcagattttttcttttcttttaacctATGTCGCCTCACCTTGAGGTTGGCAAATCTGTCTATCACATTTTGGTGGTCAAGTCTCTCAAGCATCTCTTTCTCAACTGACATCACAGCCAGGTGCTGGAGTCAGCTTTGACCCATGGTCCTTCTCAGCCAGGTATGGAGCTGACTCAAGACACTAAAAGACCTctcacaaccacagctgctaaCTGGGTTTGTTAGGGCAACCTGAATAACAGTTTTCAGTGTGGGGAAGATCTGATTATCCAGAAGATTGTACAATGTTAACATATCTGGGATGGCACCAGCCTCACTCTTGAGCTTCAAAAAGTCTTTGGCAACCGTGACTTCCTCTGACTGAAGCTCAATATGGTAATGCAGTGCCAGGGCTGacaacccagtttgttttgcagattctgtatagcagctttaatCTAGAGAGaacacaacttccagattgtATGAGTAAAATTAAttggggggttttttctttgccagtttaacagtttttgttttgcctgttagtactccctgtctgttttcttacctggttcttcctgaccttgtactttctcctcatgctcccctctttcctctctccctctttggactgacaatcatacacaaatagattgtattcaattagataaaaaaatactattaagatcactaataaaaaagtcctctctcagtgtactttcaaccaaaaggcaaataaccaaaccacatgtaCATCTAATAAAggatataaatattgaaacactgatccaacattaccCAAGGTACTAACTagtcagttagctagttagGTTTTCAGTTAGGGTTCAATATCGGTACATACAcatatgacaaaaaaaacagtttctctcattacatttcaaacagttgtaGCAACAGTGGTAACAACGGCAGGCTACGGACAAtgttaagttttagattttaaataggctaTATACATTTCAATGAGATCAACAGGACAGTCAAATATCGCTGATGTTACTACAGAGGAGGACGGTttgtagggtagcaaacatcATTGGAAAACAagttttcaacactgcaggttacctgggtgtaatgtttttcagctaaaaagaaacatggcctGACCcctacctaactatataaagagtaaccgaaagttaaatgcagctaatatgtcctgCAAGGAACTTCCACCTCCCCTCCGCTGCAGCCACTATCGCTCTGGCACAGCAACGGCGCTAGagccagagcaggggagagccgagctggaacaaaccattttgggagggggaggggttatctatacttttgttgttaaaatgttccaTCTCAATtaagtactgtatgcttttatatttttagtagtgtgtcccacaaacagcaaatatcttttaaaaaagtaagaaatctttgggggtgctttgattcattttggggGTGCTGAAGCACCCCccaaaatgggctaaaatcgcccctgCTACAGAGGCATAAAGCTGATGAGCCACGACAGCTAGCTAGCTAGGAAACAGTTGTGGAAGCTTGGTTAAGAAGGGAGTTGACAATCGGTGAGTAGCAGTATGTCTTCAAGCGGAGAAAAAAtgatagataaataaaatatgtttgcTTTGAG
The Maylandia zebra isolate NMK-2024a linkage group LG7, Mzebra_GT3a, whole genome shotgun sequence DNA segment above includes these coding regions:
- the spty2d1 gene encoding protein SPT2 homolog produces the protein MMDFDNILNIASQNQGLSSVQKRYSLQAGPPKKDPKSKGVNPAAVQALLKKQVTENKKKEWEMKKQKEELLAKRVELKSDRKARAMASRTKDNFKGYNGVPVVEVPKKRRSKHDMQEDDLNGGSFRNNTVDPEDDEDNYEYEQTDSEPESEPEPLRPGRIAGNSSSSSGKTSSKKNNGPPKPPAPSMNFADLLKLAEKKQFEPVDLKPKVVKKEERLRTADEIKELEIERKAKKQDKDKNSKADRGRDGKSQSGYSSSQKNTFEREQKNSRPQKICLEKQSVPSGSIKKSQPTVFNDTGLSFSKLSGSDRERTKLSCSDKEKSKTSLSNSSGVINSKVPSKAMSSQVLAKQGAPKPSSSHKSSTLSDLSFRRESSSLLQGKVSGIPGNRPSCTAGTGQKSKQVSSQQIKPSQGSSSKQGPTNGDPKFGRGEPPRSGMNSAAKSGGNSVMRPSLSGPPKAGSQPQSKTGGTSGSVPKARPGGSGLQGHPGSIVSRPQGSGPGRPGSGGLVPGRPTSSSGLGPGRPKCTVVSETISSKNVGGPRPGMPPRPGMQGMPPRPGMQGMPPRPGMQGMPPRPGMQGMPPRPGMQGMPPRPGMPPRPGMPPRPGMPPRPGMPQRPMMNRPPGPMLPPITSAYKRKYEDEEDEYDSEMDDFIDDGGEVQEEISKHIKEIFGYDRSRYRDESDYALKFMESSWKDFSFFFCLLRMAVQEDLEEERREEEELKRKNVKRKKMN